A single window of Debaryomyces hansenii CBS767 chromosome F complete sequence DNA harbors:
- a CDS encoding DEHA2F04708p (similar to uniprot|Q06698 Saccharomyces cerevisiae YLR419W Hypothetical ORF), whose translation MAKKKVKEVTPEVKEKRKNKKPIEEPEEIKKPQRGLAIGDNFGWTGKLPATLLHEHCQKQKWGKVIFDMKKTSKGFIGIANLSWENPKTKEVIHIKMMPDSDMYEPKETTNEARHYVATYALFRINYVKNMKMILPKIFRDYWSDLETKRLETLKSNKEKHDVIYNGNPFTVFLEQRAKSEQLLKEKEQKQQNDLKVRKPTVNISSSNKTSSTSPNLKSTTKRQGNMNHNSPSFPKKVWANAPFIDFPSELRISIENSIKNHINWILDDDASQNNEEHLHSLVRLGFRESHIKESFQYTSSFIDSLEWLLFHIPEDDLPPFFSKSDQDSSVSLKISKNIQFEYLVNRVSQSGFDMDEILTTLEENKNDELKTCVQLTHRIVEYSPVPGDFGESQELWEQEIDGIQMIDANKIHYIENSQNRIVTISLNSKNLKQDDLLSLKLYKSDNYPNDLLGIQLIVNNNSFKLANYIKLSILRQLIQYIIKNGFLGDCYIFSIVEWLEDNISMIIDNPGPLIQGDLSRESSREKNQAISSKKAFKNKREKKLQPEDIDNLSKKYQVKLKSNEILNSLKKRSELPAWKKRDQLVSVINSNKVTIVTGETGSGKSTQIVQFILDYLNSTGDFESSIICTQPRRISTIGLAERISEERNDDLGKETGYIIRGENKTSNGTRISFVTTGVLLRMLQSLMTSSDQNEIGIFNKLQYIFIDEVHERSVDSDFLLVILKKIMKKFPKLKIILMSATISVDKFRNFFNMDLNHIHIEGRTFPIEDYYLDSILNDLDYTITTNDQIIKPKADSHFFKQGNINYDLIASLCLKIDKELSEDRNKGSILVFLPGIMEINHCIRNIEKAFDESRRKNWCLPLHSALSSIDQKRVFKIPPKDVRKIVVSTNVAETSITIPDCVVVIDSGRSKTLFFDSKIHTTKLIENWCSKAEVSQRRGRSGRITNGNCYHLYTKETETGMLDQPIPEIKRTRLENLYLVVKAMGIKKVEEFLSGGLDPPDQHSLSKSKKVLTEIGALNKDNLSHLGNYLSLLPTDLLSGKLLIFGCIFGCLEICLTLASIRSTGSPFLNNFENRERIKQTQNSFSKGQGDLIGMANAFRQYEDLKGESKNAKKFLNENFLSYLTLKEIASTRTQYISILKDIGFVAINYNPRNSNNEGHKSLNRNNENYSIVRAIIASSFYPQIARVQLPDPKYVQSLVGAVEIDPDAKQTKFWIRNENYIDNVKNGVEANDVLPATRAFLHPSSVLFETNNVNDSNTPSNEDFTNEEDINKVRQMYKDLKPRVPGSSNAAKATFVAYGTSHYTQKLYLRDITPTSTIAALLFGGDIAYDMTSQVTSGKSSPGIVLDNWMPIRTWCKNGVLIKRLRILLDSLIEDKLSNPHYSGNEDGSTSSNDEILVVIERILNI comes from the coding sequence GGCTACTTATGCATTGTTTAGAATAAACTATgtaaagaatatgaaaatgattttacCAAAGATTTTTCGGGACTATTGGTCAGACTTAGAAACGAAACGTTTAGAaacattgaaatcaaacaaaGAGAAGCATGATGTTATATATAATGGTAACCCATTCACAGTCTTTCTCGAGCAAAGGGCAAAATCTGAACAGCTcttaaaagaaaaagaacaaaaacAGCAGAATGATTTAAAAGTTCGTAAGCCAActgtaaatatttcatcttcgAATAAGACACTGAGCACTCTGCCAAATTTAAAGTCAACAACGAAAAGACAAGGAAATATGAACCACAATAGTCCTTCATTTCCAAAGAAAGTTTGGGCAAATGCTCCATTCATTGATTTTCCATCTGAATTAcgtatttcaattgaaaattctaTTAAAAATCATATTAATTGGATTTTAGATGATGACGCTTCGcagaataatgaagaacatTTGCACAGTTTGGTACGATTAGGATTTCGTGAAAGTCATATCAAAGAATCATTCCAATATACTTCAAGTTTTATTGATTCGCTAGAATGGCTCTTGTTTCATATACCCGAAGACGATTTACCTCCATTTTTCTCTAAATCAGATCAGGATTCTAGTGTTTCcttgaaaatatctaagaatattcaatttgaatatttagtTAATAGAGTGAGTCAGTCTGGTTTTGACATGGATGAGATTTTAACAACgcttgaagaaaataaaaatgacGAGTTAAAGACTTGTGTACAATTAACTCATAGAATAGTTGAATACTCACCGGTACCAGGAGATTTCGGCGAATCGCAAGAATTATGGGAGCAAGAGATAGATGGCATTCAAATGATTGATGCAAATAAGATTCACTACATTGAGAATTCCCAAAATAGGATAGTTACTATAAGcttgaattcaaaaaacCTCAAACaagatgatttattaagtTTAAAGTTATACAAAAGTGATAACTATCCTAATGACTTACTCGGTATCCAGttaattgtaaataataACTCCTTCAAATTAgcaaattatattaaattatctattttaAGACAATTGATccaatatattataaagaaTGGTTTCCTAGGAGACTGTTATATATTCTCGATTGTTGAATGGTTAGAAGATAATATATCAAtgattattgataatcCAGGCCCATTGATTCAAGGAGACTTAAGTAGAGAATCATCTAGAGAAAAAAACCAAGCTATATCATCAAAGAAAgctttcaaaaataaaagagaaaaaaaattacagCCTGAAGATATAGATAACTTGAGTAAGAAATACCAAGTGAAATTAAAGTCTAACGAAATATTGAACTCTTTGAAAAAGAGAAGTGAATTACCAGCTTGGAAAAAGAGAGACCAGTTAGTCTCAgtgataaattcaaataaagtTACCATTGTAACTGGTGAAACTGGGTCGGGAAAATCTACCCAAATCGTACAGTTTATATTAGACTATCTAAATTCTACTGGTGATTTTGAAAGTTCGATTATCTGTACTCAGCCCAGGCGTATTTCTACAATTGGCTTAGCTGAGAGAATTTCTGAAGAAAGAAACGATGATCTAGGTAAGGAGACGGGATATATCATTAGAGGCGAAAATAAAACTTCTAATGGAACAAGAATATCTTTTGTTACTACGGGGGTTTTATTAAGAATGCTCCAATCTCTTATGACCTCTTCGgatcaaaatgaaattgggatctttaataaattgcaaTACATTTTCATAGATGAAGTACACGAAAGATCCGTTGATAGTGACTTCCTTTTggttattttgaaaaagataatgaagaaatttccaaaattaaaaattatccTAATGTCAGCTACCATTAGTGTCGATAAATTTCgcaattttttcaacatGGATCTAAatcatattcatattgAAGGACGAACATTTCCTATCGAGGACTATTATTtggattcaattttaaatgaCTTGGATTATACCATTACTACAAATGATCAGATTATAAAGCCCAAGGCTGATTCTCATTTTTTTAAACAaggaaatattaattatgaTTTAATAGCAAGTCTTTGTTTAAAGATcgataaagaattatcagAGGACAGAAATAAAGGGTCAATTTTAGTATTTTTACCTGGTATTATGGAGATTAATCATTGCATTAGAAACATTGAAAAGGCTTTTGATGAAAGCAGAAGGAAAAATTGGTGTTTACCTTTGCATTCGGCATTATCTTCCATAGATCAGAAGAGAGTTTTTAAAATTCCACCCAAAGATGTCAGAAAGATAGTGGTTTCTACTAATGTGGCTGAAACTTCTATCACAATCCCTGACTGTGTTGTTGTTATTGATAGTGGAAGATCAAAGACGCTATTTTTTGATTCCAAGATACATAcaacaaaattaattgagaatTGGTGTTCAAAAGCGGAAGTTAGTCAAAGAAGGGGAAGATCAGGTCGTATAACTAATGGTAATTGTTACCACTTATACACAAAAGAAACCGAGACTGGAATGCTTGATCAGCCAATTCCCGAAATCAAGAGAACAAGATTggaaaatttatatttggtTGTTAAAGCCATGGGTATTAAGAAAGTTGAGGAGTTTTTGAGTGGCGGTTTAGATCCTCCTGATCAACATTCTTTATCTAAATCAAAGAAAGTTTTAACAGAGATTGGTGCATTGAATAAGGATAATTTATCTCACTTAGGTAATTACTTGTCATTGTTACCTACAGATCTACTTAGTggtaaattattgatttttggATGTATATTTGGATGTTTAGAGATCTGCTTAACGTTGGCATCAATACGATCAACAGGGAGtccatttttgaataattttgaaaatagaGAAAGAATCAAGCAGACACAAAATTCATTTTCCAAAGGTCAAGGGGATTTAATTGGAATGGCCAATGCATTCAGGCAatatgaagatttgaaaggCGAAAGTAAAAATGCAAAGAAATTTCTTAACGAAAACTTCTTATCATATTTGACTCTAAAAGAAATTGCATCAACAAGAACACAATATATTTCCATTTTGAAGGACATTGGATTTGTTGCTATAAACTACAatccaagaaattcaaataatgaggGCCACAAGTCACTAAATAGGAATAACGAAAATTATTCTATTGTAAGAGCAATTATTGCATCATCATTCTATCCTCAAATTGCCAGGGTACAGCTTCCTGACCCCAAGTATGTTCAGTCGTTAGTGGGGGctgttgaaattgatccTGACGCTAAACAGACGAAATTCTGGATTCGGAATGAGAATTATATTGACAATGTTAAGAATGGAGTGGAGGCAAATGATGTTTTACCAGCCACAAGGGcatttcttcatccttCGTCTGTCTTATTTGAGACAAATAATGTGAATGATTCGAATACACCTAGCAATGAGGATTTTACTAATGAGGAGGATATCAATAAAGTCCGTCAAATGTATAAGGATCTTAAACCTAGAGTTCCAGGTAGTAGTAATGCCGCAAAAGCAACATTTGTAGCTTATGGTACATCGCATTACACACAAAAGCTCTATTTGCGTGATATAACCCCAACAAGTACTATAGCTGCATTATTATTCGGAGGGGATATCGCCTACGACATGACAAGCCAGGTTACTTCTGGAAAATCATCTCCAGGTATCGTATTAGATAATTGGATGCCTATTAGAACGTGGTGTAAAAATGGTGTTCTTATAAAGAGACTTAGGATTTTGCTAGACTCCTTGATAGAAGATAAACTCTCAAATCCCCATTATTCCGGGAATGAAGATGGTTCGACAAGTTCTAATGACGAAATATTGGTTGTAATTGAAAGGatcttaaatatttaa